TGCATATAGATTAACTTTATGGGGCCTAATTATTCCTAATGGGCTTTTATCCTCCCTTAAGTTTATACGGAAGGATAATATACGTGAGTTTCTAGCTGGACACAATCAAAAGAGTAAGCCCATTTTCTTCGTTATGTATCAAAATTTTGTTGAACTAACACCATAACCTACAAGGCTAAAACTTGGATCAAGATTGTAatacaaaaaccaaaaccaacgTCATATTCAGTAACATCTGCACATCACAGCAGTATCATATAGTTCCTTTCAAGATATACATGGCATGAGATCAACAAACAAAGAGCAAAACGAAAGCTTACCGAACACGAaacaaaaaccctaatctcttaCCCATGGAAGAGGGATCATACTTGGAACATACACATAGCCACAACGGAAGGCGCGAGAATAGTCACGCACGTTGTATCGTTTCGTCACCGTTCTAGTTCTCATCCCATCCTCATTAATGTCATAAAGAGTAAGGCAAGTACAAACCTTATCACCTTCTCGTTCAACTCCCACACACCATACGCTGACACTCTTAGGCTTCACAAAGCAGTATACAGGACTAGCCGCATCAGCATCGACCCATAACGCCGGAAGAACCGGACCGGACAAACTGAAACATTTGCTAAACGTGACATCACCACCACCCAGCTTGCTCGAAACCCACACCTCAATGTTTCCTGATGCTTGGTCTTGTTGTAGCAACGACAAGCTATCTCCATCCAAACAACCTAACTAATAATTTTCATAAGAAGGAGGACAGAAGCATATGTCCTTGAATATTTCATCcgagaaattgaaactcagaatgaactcttcttcttcttcatcatcatcatctccttcttcttcttcaacatctCTATAAGCAATCCAATACATGTAACCCATCACAGCCACACAGATACGCATGATATGCACATCCATATCAAGCTCGACATCAAGAGTCCTCCAAGAACTCGTCTTGCACTCGTACATCTCAACCTCTGGTGCATCTCCATAACCCTCAACGTCGTCCCAAGGGCAACTATTGAACCTCAGAATCTTGTAACCATCGCTACGATTGTTCTTGTCGTATCCAATCCCGTGGTAATCAGAACTCGTGATACCTTTCGCGGGCTCGACCCATCTGAGGTTTTTCAAAACAGGATTCCAAAGTGCGAGGTTGGGGAGTCTTGAACCGTCGCTTACGCAACAACAATCATCATCATACGCAACCAGCATGAGTCCGTCGCAGTGAACCAAGAGTGGGTGCACCAAAGTGATCTTATACGAATGCTGTCGTAGCTCGTCTGGGACTGGTGAAACTGAGCTTGTTGCGGTCGCTGGATCCATAATTTCTACGGTATCATCGACGAAGATTCTTAGGAAGCGTTCTTCTTGGGAGCGTTGGAAGTGTTCGTTGATGAAACTTGCGTCGGTGAGGAGAGCGTACCATTCTTTGCACGTCGGTTTTGCTCGGACGAGAGCTTCCGCCGGAGTCTTGTAGAAGATTTCTTGTAATATATCCGGTAGCAGCGACGACCACGAACGCCTTGCGGCAGCCATGGCGCGCTCTCTGAGAGATTCTGTTGGATAAGCTTCAAGTTTACTTGTTCGACAAGCTATTGAAGATAAGGATGAATAGCTTAATATGTTTAGGATAAAGATAAGAATTCCTAGATATACTTGTAATAGGAGAAGTCAAGAAGGTTCTATATATAGAGGTCTAATGTAAGGAGATCCCTACAACGATTGAAAAGAAAgttaagaaagaaataaaacaaaagaaccTGTTTTATAATTCATGTGTCTTTGAATActttatttggtatcagagcctgagGTTCAAATCAATCGAAGAACTTAGATACATAGAATTATGGAGGATTCAAAAGCTTTGGTGAAAGTAAAAGATGGTGTGCCTACCACCGTGGTTTGTCCGATGTTAACCACATCAAACTATACGGTATGGGCGATGAAGATGAGAGTGTTAATGCGCGTTCATAAGGCATGGGAAGCGATCGAACCTGgagttgaggatgaagaaaagAACGACATAGCTACGTCGCTGTTGTTTCAATCGATATCTGAAGGATTAGTTTTGCAAGTTGGTGACCTAGGTTCCCCTAAACTTATTTGGGAAGCTATACGATCAAGGAACTTAGGTGCAGAACGAGTTAAATCAGCTCGACTATTAACTCTAATGAATGAGTTTGATCGATTGAAGATGGATGACACAGACTCTATTGACACGTTCTCAGGGAAGATATCTGAACTCGCCTCTAAAGCAAGTTCGTTAGGTCAGAGCATTGAGGGACcaaagattgtgaagaagtTTCTTAATAGCTTGCCACCTAAGTTTATTCATATGACGGCCTCGTTGGAACAGCTATTGGATTTGGAAACTACAAGCTTTGAAGACATAATTGGAAGACTTAAAGCTTATGAAGAGCGAATCAAAGGTTTTGAATCGTATGAACAACAAGGAGCTCTTCTGTATTCAAATTCAGAGAAGTCATATGACAATggaggaagaggcagaggacAGAACAGAGGACGTGGTCGCGGTACCAGAGGAAGAGGACGTGGTAGAGGTAACGATGGCGAGAGGAGTAAAGAGAAAAGAGACTACTCTCAGATCATATGCTACAATTGTAAGAAGAAGGGTCACTTTGCTTCGGTCTGTACCGAGAAGAAAGATAACGAGGAGCTAAACAAAACCGAAACAGAGGTAGCAGAAGCAGCCTTATATATGCATGAATTAGTATTCCTCAACGAAGAGAAAGTTATACCAAAGAAGCTGGAATTTCACGAGAAAGAAGAAGGTGTGTGGTATCTTGACAATGGCGCTTCAAATCATATGACAGGAGAGAGGTCTTACTTCTCCGAACTAAACGAAAACGTCAAAGGAAAGGTAAAGTTTGGGGATGGATCATTCGTCGAGATAAACGGTAAAGGGTCGATCTTGTTTGAAGCTAAGACAGGGGAGCAGAAGCTGTTACAAGACATCTACTATATCCCGGAGCTAAAGAGTAACATCTTGAGTCTGGGACAAGCAACTGAGCAAGGTTGTGATGTTCGAATGAAAAACAACTTCTTAACGTTAAGAGACCCTGAAGGGAGGTTACTAGTAAAGGTATTGAGGACTGCAAATCGACTGTACAAGTTGAAATTGAAAGTAGGAAAAGCGACTTGTTTGCACGCAAGACTCGAGGAAGATTCATGGAGATGGCACACCAGACTTGGTCATGTAAGCTTCAAGACTGTAAAAGCCATGGCAACTCACAATATGGTGATTGGATTGCCAGAGATAAGAGAAGAAAAACAACTCTGCGATTCATGCTTGGTAGGCAAGCAAGCGAGACAGTCTTTTCCCAAAGCAACGGCGTTTAGATCATCTCAACCACTTGAGCTATTGCACGCAGACCTTTGTGGTCCTATCTCACCAGCGACACTGTCTCTAAACCGCTACATCTTTGTCATAATTGACGACAGCACAAGATTCATGTGGACGATCTTGTTGAAAGAAAAGAGCGATGCGTTCGACAGGTTTAAAGCGTTTAAGAAACTTGTCGAGAAAGacttaaagaaggagatcatgACGCTACGCACAGACAGAGGAGGTGAGTTTACCTCACACGAGTTCAATACGTTCTGCAATGACAACGGCATAAGGAGGCATCTAACTGCACCCTACACCCCGCAACAGAATGGCGTGGTGGAGCGTAGAAACCGGACCCTTATGGAGATGACTCGCAGCATACTCAAGGCAATGGGTGTGCCTAATTACTTATGGGGAGAGGCAGTGCGTCACGCAACGTACCTGATTAACAGAGTGCCTACAAGAGCCTTGTCTAATCAAACTCCCTATGAGTGTTTAAAGGGAAGAAAGCCGAGTGTATCACATATTCGGGTATTTGGCTGCACAGCGTATGCTAAGAAGGATGGAGGACATTTAAAGAAGCTCGATGATAGATCAGAAGCTGCAGTTCATCTTGGCATTGAGCCAGGATCGAAAGCATACAGACTCTACAATCCCACTTCAAAGAAAATTATAGTAAGTCGGGATGTAGTTTTTGATGAGAAGGCTCGTTGGAATTGGAAGGGAGATGTTAAGCAAGTCCAAAGCGAGCCTGGGATGTTCCATATGGCATGGGGAGCTATATAAGACAATGGAAGTGGTCCGTTTGTAGTTGGAGTTGCAACTGAAGAAGCTGCTACGAATGATGCGGAAGAAGTAGTCGACTCTGAAGCAGAAACAGAGGTGATACACTCACCTGCAAATGCAGAAGATCAGAACCCCGTTCAAGAGTTAAGACGCTCAACAAGACAAGTAAGCAAACCTGAGTATCTTAAAGATTATGTTCTGTTAGCTGACGTCGAGTGCGAAGTACTACTATTGGCACTGAATGACGAGCCAATGACGATACAAGAAGCGCTTAAAGACAAGAGATGGAGAGTTTCATGTAAAGATGAGATTAATTCTATTGATAAGAACGAGACGTGGGTGCTTGTAGAGAAACCACAAGGAGTGAAGCTGATAGGACTCAAGTGGGTCTTCAAGATCAAGCGTAATGCAGATGGTAGCATTAATAAGTTCAAGTCAAGGTTGGTCGTAAAAGGATACGTGCAAGAACAAGGTATAGACTTCGATGAAGTCTTTGCTCCCGTGGCTCGTCTTGAAACAATAAGACTCCTGATAGCTCTTGCCGCAGCAGAAAAGTGGGAAATACATCACATGGATGTAAAGACAGCTTTCTTGCATGGCGAGTTGATTGAAGAAGTTTATGTAACGCAGCCGGAAGGGTTTGTGAAGAAAGGCGAGGAACCCAAAGTCTATAAACTGACGAAAGCTTTGTACGGTCTGAGACAAGCTCCTAGAGCATGGAACACGAAGCTGAATCAGATACTGAAAGAGTTAAAGTTCGTGAAATGCACTAAGGAGAGCTCAGTCTATcgcaaagaagaaagaggagaTCTTCTCATCGTGGCTATCTATGTAGATGATCTATTCATCACGGGAAACTCAATGAAAGCAATTTAGAAGTTCAAGGCATCGATGTCTGAGAAGTTTGAGATGTCAGATTTAGGTTTGTTAACCTATTATCTCGGCATAGAGGTGAAACAGAGCAAGGAAGGCATTGTGATCAAGCAAGAAGCATATGCTCGACGCATATTAGAGGAAGCAAATATGAGTGACTGCAACTCGGTAAGCATACCAATGGAGTTTGGTGTGCATTTCTCAAAAGCATTGAATGAACCTGAGATTGACGCAAGCGACTATAGAAGAAATATAGGTTGCTTGAGATACCTGATGCATACGAGACCTGACATGGCGTTTAGTGTTGGGATATTAAGCAGGTTTATGCATTCACCGAGAGAGTCACATGGAAAGGCGTTGAAGCAAGTTCTGAGATATTTGAAGGGTTCTTGTGGTTACGGTTTAAGGTACAAGCATGGAGGATCACAAGATCTTGTGGGATACAGCGACAGCAGTCACAACACCGATTCAGATGACGGACGAAGCACGACTGGATACCTGTTTTGTCTCAACGATACACCAATATCATGGTGCTCGCAGAAACAAGATGTGGTCGCATTATCTTCTTGTGAGGCCGAATACATGGCCGCAACTGAAGCTACTAAGCAAGCGATATGGCTTCAAGAGTTACTAAGCGAGATCGTAGGAGGAGAAGTCAAGAGAACCTTGATTTGCGTCGACAACAAGTCAGTCATTGCACTTGCCAAGAACCCGGTATTTCATCGACGCAGAAAACACATCCACAAGCGTTTTCACTTCATCAGAGAATGCGTGGAGAAGGAGTTAGTCGACGTGGATCACATTGCAGGAACAGAGCAACGCGCAGACGTGTTAACTAAAGCATTAGCAaggatcaagttcaaagagatggTGGAACTGATCAAAGTACAAGACCTAAGTGAGAGTGGACTGAAGCTTAGaagggagaatgttggataagcttCAAGTTTACTTGTTCGACAAACTATTGAAGATAAGGATGAATAGCTTAATATGTTTAGGATAAAGATAAGAATTCCTAGATATACTTGTAATAGGAGAAGTCAAGAAGGTCCTATATATAGAGGTCTAATGTAAGGAGATCCCTACAACGATTGAAAAGAAAgttaagaaagaaataaaacaaaagaaccTGTTTTATAATTCCTGTTTCTTTGAATACTTTAGATTCGAGTTGTATAAGAGAGATTCTTGGATAATAAGGAAAGAAGGAAACGACTAAAACAATATGAACGCTTTTACCGTTAAAACAGTTGAAGACTCAACCGAAACGAACCAAAAAACATGAACCGGTTTAACAAAAACATGAACCGGTTAACCttattgattgaattaagcaAACGAACCGGTTTAGTAACGACTAGTTTTTTGGTAACCACGAGGAACTATGATATCAGAGATTCTTGGATAAATCTTCATTTCCTCCCTGTgattctttaatcttttcttctttttttggcaaAATATTTTAACCTCATCGACAAAGTAAATCAAgcgtaacaaaaaaaaaaattaaccgaACCAAACACATGAAATCTTTGAACCTCATTGGCTGAATAAAACaagcttaaaaaaaaaaatttaaccgaACCAAAAACATGAATCTTTGAACCTCATTGACTGAATAAAGCAAAATGAACCGGTTTAGTAACCACCGGTTTATGTCCATGACATTAAAAGCAGTGTACCATGACCATATGAATAACGCAGCATCAGTGGCCATCCTTCGCTCAAGTTCAATTCAAAGTACTTTAAACTCTTGCCTTTTGAAGAAGTAGTTCAAGCTTTCGAGACtctttattttgtaaacttaGTGAGGTTTTTTTTGGGTGAACAGTGGTTATCACAACATGTATGTGCCTTTCCTTGGGACTCAAGCTTGGATTAGATCTCATAACAATTCACTCACTGATCACTGGAGACCTTGGATGATAGGCGTATGCGCTCATTAGATTCACTCTGTTTTGGGCAGATACACTAGGACTTGTTGTACCAATAAACTGACATTTGATACTATCAAAAGAAAGTCCCTTTTCTTTGCGTCCATTCTAACGTTTTGTTAGTGGTTTTCACTTATGCGTTTTTAAATGATCTGTGGGTTTGATTATAGGGAGCATGACACACTAGTCAAGAGTCTAAACCAGAGGAGAGTTATGTCATGTTACAAAGGTGGATCAATGGGCAACCtctcgaacaaaaaaaatattatcagaaGACTAAGCCCATACCAGCACTGAAAGCAACGTTACCATTACTGAGACACACATGATATAATAACAGTGCACCATAATAGTGCACTTGTCAAGATTGTAATACAAAAACCAAAACTAACGTCATGTTCAGTAACATCTGCACAAACACAGCAGTATCATATAGTTTCTTTCACGATATACATGGCAGAAGATCAACAAACAAAGACCAAAAACAAAAGCTTAAGACACGAAACAAACCCCTATTCACTTATTCATGGAAGAGGGATCATACTTGGAACATACACATAGCCACAACGGAAGGCGCTAGAATAGTCACGCAAGTAGTTTCGTTCTGTCTCCCTTTTACTCTTCACCCCACCCTCATCAATCTCGTACAGAGTACAGCAAGTAAAAGCCTTATCGGTACCTTTTCCTTCAACTTCCACGCACCACACGATCACACTCTTAGGCTTCACAAAGCAGTACACAGGACGAGCCGCATTTGCTTGGACCTGTAACGCCGGAAGATCAGGACAGGACAAACTGAAGTATTTGCTAAACGAGACATCACCATCACCACCACCCAACTTGCTTGAAACCCACACCTCAATGTTTCTTGATGTTTGGTCTTGTTTTAGGAAAGACAAGCTATCTCCATTGAAACAAGATAAATGACTATTAACATAAGAGGTCGGACACAAACATATGTCCTTGAATGTTTCATCCGTGAAATCGAAACCACGAatgatctcttcttcttcaacatctCTAAAAGCAATCCAATACATGTTACCCATCACAGCCACACAGAAAGGCATGATATTTACATCCATATCAAGCTCGACATCAAGAGTCCTCCAAGAACTCGTCTTGCACTCATAAATCTCAACCTTTGGTTCATCACCTTCATAACGCTCAGTCTCCCAAGGTCGACTAGCAAACCTCAAGATATTGTAACCGTCGTTACGATTGTTCTTGTCGTATCCAATCCCGTGGTAATCAGAGGTCGTGATACTTCGTGAGGGCTCGATCCATCTGATGTTTCTCAAAACAGGATTCCAAAGCGCGAGGTTGGCGTATCTTGATCCGTCGTCTCTGCACTTCCACATATAACTACCAACCAGCATGAGTCCATCGCAGTGAACCAAGAGTGGGTGCACCGAAGTGATCTTATACGGATGCTGTCGTAGCTCGTCTAGGACTGGTGAAACTGAGCTTGTTGTGGTCACCGGATCCATGATTTGGACCGTATCGAAGATTCTTAGGAAGTGTTCTTTGGAGCGGTTGAAGTGTTCGTTGATGAAAGTTTCGTCGGTGAGGAGAGCGTACCATTCCTTGCACGTCGGTTTTGCTCGGACGAGAGCTTCCGCCGGAGTCTTGTAAAAGATTTTTTGTATTATCTCCGGTGGCATCAGGGACAACGACCACGAACGCCTTGAGGCAGCCATGAGCGCTCTGAGAAAGATTCGAGTCGTATCAGAGATTCTTGGATAAGAACTAATAAGAAGGAAACGACTAAACAATGTGGTTTCTTTTTACCGTTAAAACAGTTAAAGAT
The window above is part of the Brassica napus cultivar Da-Ae chromosome C3, Da-Ae, whole genome shotgun sequence genome. Proteins encoded here:
- the LOC106388098 gene encoding F-box protein At3g08750, with the translated sequence MAASRRSWSLSLMPPEIIQKIFYKTPAEALVRAKPTCKEWYALLTDETFINEHFNRSKEHFLRIFDTVQIMDPVTTTSSVSPVLDELRQHPYKITSVHPLLVHCDGLMLVGSYMWKCRDDGSRYANLALWNPVLRNIRWIEPSRSITTSDYHGIGYDKNNRNDGYNILRFASRPWETERYEGDEPKVEIYECKTSSWRTLDVELDMDVNIMPFCVAVMGNMYWIAFRDVEEEEIIRGFDFTDETFKDICLCPTSYVNSHLSCFNGDSLSFLKQDQTSRNIEVWVSSKLGGGDGDVSFSKYFSLSCPDLPALQVQANAARPVYCFVKPKSVIVWCVEVEGKGTDKAFTCCTLYEIDEGGVKSKRETERNYLRDYSSAFRCGYVYVPSMIPLP